From Elephas maximus indicus isolate mEleMax1 chromosome 25, mEleMax1 primary haplotype, whole genome shotgun sequence, the proteins below share one genomic window:
- the PRELID3B gene encoding PRELI domain containing protein 3B — protein sequence MKIWTSEHVFDHPWETVTTAAMQKYPNPMNPSVVGVDVLHRHVDPSGKLHSHRLLSTEWGLPSIVKSLIGAARTKTYVQEHSVVDPVERTMELKSTNISFTNMVSVDERLIYKPHPQDPEKTVLTQEAIITVKGVSLSSYLEGLMASTISSNANKGREAMEWVIRKLNAEIEELAASARGTMRTPMVAAAFVEK from the exons ATGAAGATCTGGACGTCTGAGCATGTCTTTGA CCACCCCTGGGAAACGGTCACGACAGCTGCGATGCAGAAATACCCCAACCCAATGAACCCCAGTGTCGTTGGCGTCGATGTCCTGCACAGACACGTGGATCCCTCTGGAAAGCTGCACAGCCAccggcttctcagcacagagtgGGGCCTGCCCTCCATCGTGAAATCT CTTATTGGTGCAGCAAGAACCAAAACATATGTGCAGGAACACTCTGTGGTTGATCCTGTAGAGAGGACAATGGAACTTAAATCTACTAAT ATTTCGTTTACAAATATGGTTTCAGTAGATGAGAGACTTATATACAAACCACACCCTCAGGACCCAGAAAA AACTGTTTTGACCCAAGAAGCCATAATCACTGTGAAAGGAGTCAGCCTCAGCAGTTACCTAGAAGGCCTCATGGCAAGTACCATATCTTCAAATGCTAATAAA GGCCGAGAAGCCATGGAATGGGTCATCCGTAAATTAAACGCTGAGATTGAAGAACTGGCAGCCTCAGCCAGAGGAACCATGAGGACCCCGATGGTGGCAGCAGCATTTGTAGAGAAATGA